The genomic stretch TGACAAGGCCGCGAGCGAAGCGCGCGCCGTCTATCAATGGCTTATGGAGAGCATGCAGTGAGCACGAAGAAAACCCCGAGTTTTGGCGCGCTGAAAATCAGCGCAAACAATCCCTCGGCGGCCGTCATGCCGCCGGCCGAGCCGGCCGTCGAGCACGCGGCCGTCGAGTTCGCACCGGCCGAGAAGAAAGCCGAGGCAAGGCCGTCGAAAACCGTGCCGGTGCGTCTCACGCGCGAGCAGTGGATCGAGGCGAAAGACTTTGCGGCGCGATATGACACATCGTTGCAAGAGCTGTTCATTGTCGGCTTGAACATGGTGCGTGCCTCAAAGGGCTTGCCGCCGCTCACTGGCACCCGGTTCAAGTGATGCCGTGATGCCTTGGCATCATGGTATCAAGGCATCAAAGCACCAAAACACCAACTCGAAAGGGGACTTGAATGGGCATGATTCCTTCGCAGCTCGATTACCTTGACTCGCTCGCCGAGGCGGTGCGGGCGGGGCAGGCCGACGCACTTGCCGGCCTGTCGACCGGCGAGCGCATCTATTGCGCGCTCGCAGCGAATCGAGCCGACTTGTTGCCGGCCGGTTATACGATTGTTCAGGCGTTCGCGCGGCTTGATGACGACGCGACCGCGCTCATGAATCGGTGGGAGCACCGCTAGGGGCAAAAGCGGCTGCAGATGGGCGGTCGAAAGGATGAGGATGGGGTAGGGCAGGCCGCCGGCGTCGAAAGCGCCTGGCGGCCTTTTTTATTGGCGCGCGGAGCGCGGCGCCCGCATGCTCTGCGCGGATCAGTTGAGCACCAGGTGCGAATAAGCGAAAGTGAAGTACGCCTACCGCTCGCCGGTTGGCCCACTTCACCTATCTTGCCCTGCTGCTCGTCGCGATTTTTCCAGGATGCCCGCGAGCGGTAACACGATTTTTCCAAGTCGCCGGCAAGGTTTTTCCAAGACAAAACCACGATATTTCCGGCGCGCAGTCGACTAGCGGCGTGTCTGTCGCCGGACATCGGCTTTTTCGCTGAAGAAAACCAGCGCCTTCGTGAGCTGGTCGAGCAAGGCGCCGTCATTGCCGCTCAATGCTTCCAGCCACATTCTGAACAGTGCGAAGCCAGTCGCCAGGTGCGGCGTTTCCTTTGCCGCTTTCGCCTCGGCAATGCCGAGCTGCCGGAGGTGGCGCCGTCTCTCGGACGGTCGCGCCTGGCGAAACCTGGCCTCGCTCCCGAAGCCGTCAACAAACCGCGTATTGGCAAGGTTGATGCCGCGTCCTACTTGCCTTTGCGTCGACGCGTCGGCACGGCACAGCTCGGCCGTGACGCGCTCGAAGTCTTGCCGTAGGTGCGTGCGTTGCGAGTTCGCCCGCTTCACGAAAACCCCAAACATCGCTTCTTCTCTCATTCAATTACCGCTAGATGCGTGGCGCCGGCGCCGCACGCGGAAAACCGCAAGTGGATGTGATTCGCGGTCGCCCGCAAAGTCTCGCGGTCGCCCTCACCCTAGGCGCATCGCGTAACAAAACATGACAAATTTCGACCCGCGCCTCTTGACGGCATGCGGTCGTGATGCCGGTTCAAGCGCCGCTAGGAAAACGGTCGACATCGAATAGCAGTCGTGACGCGATCATAGGAGGCATCCAAAACGGAGGGGCCGAAGTGTTAAACAGCTTTTACCTATACATCGGCTCTAACTCTAGAAACACGTGAAGCCGATGAAATTTCTCGAAAACCTGGACCTGGCGAAGGTCATCCGCGCGTGCGGCGATTTCGTGGTGAAGCTCGATGCGCATCCCCTCGGCGCGTGCTTTTTCGTGGTCGTGCTAGTGATTGTTTGCGTCGCGTGGAAATGGCATTGACGCGAGAAGGCGGGAGAGGTGGCGGAACGGAAAACGCAGAATCCGTTCCGCCATACCCAAGGCCGGGGGGCGGGCTTGGTATTTGGCACGAGCCGGTTAAACCAGCGTCGAGCTGAGCGGCAATGTTATCACTGCACTTCGGCCGTGCGGAAACGTTTATGAATTGCCGCAGCAGAAAGCACGTCTTGTTGTTCCATCGCGCCAAGGTCCACCGTGCCGATTTCCTGCACGTAGGGCCGCGTATCGCATTGCTCCGCAAGCGCACGAAGTTCCTTGATAACGAGCTGTTCGCTCGATGCGTCGAGGTTTCCGGCTTCGCCACGTTCATACCGGATTGGGTACGGCAGACCGTTCGGGGCTTTGACAGCCATCGCGCGGGCAATTTGCTCGCCGCATTGGGCAAGCGCCGCGAGCACGTTCATTTCCGCCCAGCGTTGCGCGGCCGCCTCGTAGGCTGCCATGTACGTCCGCCCTGCGGTCGACGCCTCGGCATGGGCGGATTCGACAAGCCGGTCAGCCTCCGACAGCAGCGCGCTCAGTTGATCGACCATATCGTCAGCGTTGCGGCGATCGGAAAGTGCCTGGGTGACGTCGGCCGTTCGTGCGCCGTTCGACTGGCACACGGCTTCCGCAAGCGTGGCCTTGGCGCGCTCGCTCGCTTGCTTCTCGCCGTCGAGCTGCGTGGCGAGCGATTCCCGGTGTTTCTTCGCCTCGGCGAAAGCCTTGCCCGCGCCGTTGTCATACGTGTGTCGAGCCAGCTCCAGATTGGCGAGGGCGGCCGCATAGGTGGACTTGGCTTGTTCGTGTTTTTGTTGCAGATCGTTCATTTGATGGCCTTGGGTAGCGATGCGATGGCCGGCGCGCAGTGTCGACGCGCCGGCGTGATTCATGAATGAGGGAGGGTCAGCAGTCAGTGCAAACCGTGTTCGAAAAATTCAGCGGTCGACGGTGCGTTTCGACGGCGTTGAGTTCGTGTGCGGGGGCCGTTTTCCGCGCCTCGTTGTACGCGGTTTCGGCTTTCACCAGCTCGTCGCGCGCCGCGATGAATTTTGCCGAGGCGTCACAAGCGGCTTTGTAGAGGGTAGCGAGGTTGCTCATGTGGATCTCCATCGATCGGCGGTTAAGCGGCCGGTTTTTCGAGCTGGGAAAGCAGCGCGATAACCACGTCGAGGGATTCGAGCGCCTCGTCGAGCTGCGCGGTAAAGAAGGTCATCATGCCGCGCAGTGCCTTCGCATCGAGCGTGACGGCGGACGAATCGTCCGGCACTTCATGCGCAAGATCGGCATAGATGCGCGACAGATTGCGCGTCGTTTCGAGCGCATGATTGACCAGTGCGGTTTGAAAAATCAGCTCGGCGATATCGCTTGCATGATCGGCGGGGCTCGGAGCGATGACGGTCGATTGGGTCTTAGCCATGACGCACCCCGCTTTGTGCGAGTTCAGCAACGCGGCGCAGTGCATCGCCGGTTGCATCGAGCGCGTCCTGGTACGTGTCGGCAATCGCCGCGGCGCGCAACGCTTCGCGGACGATAGAGAGAATGAGGGGGGATTGCCCGGATAGGGCATGAGTGGGCAGCAGCATTGCGCTAACTCCTTCTGTAAGGGCCGGAAAACCCGCCGTCCCGCTCTCAAACGGGATGGGTGGGCGGACACATGACAAGGTTGAGAGACCGGTACAGAAGGCAACCGGCGTGCGCGAACGCACCCTCACCAAGGCCCGCCCATAGAAGGCACAGCGCATAGGTGTACGGACGTAAAAAAACCGCCTGCCGGCGGTCGCCCGCCTTCCGTTTTCCCGGCTCTCACCCCGGATCGCTGTTGTCTCAGCGACGGGGAAAGTATAGAGGGCACGCGATCGGTTCGCAACGCGTTTCGCACGCATGCGAAGCGATGGGGGTGCGTCACTTATGAGGTTGCAGTTAGTGTTCATCATGGGTCGAAGGTCAGGACTTGGGGCGGCACTTTGCTCGGGATGCTTTCGCACCTGGGGCGATCGCGCCGGCAGTCGATTGCCCCTGCTTGGCGATCCACGCACGCACATCCTCAACGCGCCAGGCCGACACCTTGACCGATAGCTTGACCGGCTTGGGGAAAGTACCGGACGCACATCCGCGCCACAGCGTGCTAGCTGAAAAGCCAACGATACAAAGCACTTGAGGCAGTCGAAGGAACCCCGTTTCGGGAATCGAAAGCGCGATTGATCTTTTTGCCATTCGTTAGGTTTCCTCTCAGGTCTAGGTGCAATCAACGATGTGTGTCAGGTTGTGTCAGTCCGTATCACACAGCGTCACAGCGAATGCTCTCAGGCCTGCATGCCACGCGGCAAACATCGCACGATGTACTCGTTATCAATACAGGCAATTGTGTTACTGGCGCGGCAATGCACGGCGTTATAACGACTGCGCGACATTCCCCGATAACGACACGGCAGACACATCATGAGCAACATTCAAACCTTCACGTTCGGCGATGCAGTGCCGGTAATGGACCGCGCCGAGATTCTCGACTACGTTGAAACCTGGGCGGCCGGAAAATGGTTCGAGCCGCCGGTGTCGTGGGCAGGCCTGGCGAAATCGTTTCGAGCTGGTGTTCATCATGGATCGGCGATCTACTTCAAGCGCAACGTGCTCGCGTCGACATTCATTCCGCACAGGCTGCTATCGCAAGAGGAGTTTGGAAAGCTGGCGCTTGATTACCTGGTGTTCGGCAATGGCTATCTTGAGGGGCAAAAAAGCCGCCTCGGCGATCGTCAGCCGCTCAAGCGTGCGCCGGCGAAGTACGTGCGCCGCTCGACAGACCTGCAGCGTTTCTTCCAAGTCAGCGGATGGGACATTGAGCACGAATTCGAGCCGGACTCGATCGTTCATCTGATGGAGCCGGACATTAACCAGGAGGTGTATGGACTGCCTGAATATCTCGGCGCGCTCAATAGCGCCTGGCTCAATGAGTCTGCAACGCTCTTTCGCCGGAAGTACTACGAGAACGGCTCGCACGCCGGGTTCATCATGTACATGACCGACGCCGTGAACAGTCAAACCGATATCGACGCCATGCGCGAAGCGTTGAGGCGAAGCAAGGGGCCGGGTAATTTCCGCAACATGTTCGTGTACGCGCCGAACGGAAAGAAAGACGGCATCCAGCTCATACCCATGTCTGAGGTCACGGCCAAAGACGAGTTTTTCAACATCAAGAATGTTTCTCGTGATGACCTTCTCGCCGCACATCGCATCCCGCCGCAGCTCATGGGCATCGTGCCGAGCAATACCGGGGGCTTTGGTGCGGCCGATAAGGCTGCCGAAGTGTTTGGCGTGAATGAAATCGGGTCGCTTCAACGTCGCTTCGAGCGCATCAACGAAGCGCTCGGCGATGAGGTCGTGAGATTCACCCCGTATTCCGTGATCGCGTGAGCTGGAGCCATTATGACAAGCCCGAAGTCGTTGAGACTCAAATTTGCGTGCCCACACTGCCTATCCCGCACGGTTGCGGATGGAGGCCTTGAAGTATCACCATTGCGGATCGAAATTCGTTACGCCTGTACCGATTTCGAGTGTGGGCACACCTTCACCGCGACGTTAGAGGCTGTTCGAACGTTGATACCGAGCAACAAGCCAAACCCCGATATTCACTTGCCTGTGTCGGGTTTCGTGGCGAAGGGAAAGAGAGGCGCGAAGGCTGTCACGGCATGAGGTGGATGCCGGATTGATAGCTCGGCGGCCTCTTTTTTCTCGGCGCGCTTGAGCGTGTTGTAAAGCGTGGTTTTGCTGACGCCGTATCGCTTCGCAATGCGCATCGCAGACATATCGGCGCTTTGCATCAGCACGCGTATTTCGGCGATCGCGACATCGTCGAGGGCAGGGGGCCGGCCGCCGTTGCGACCGCGTGCGCGGGCCGCTTTCAGGCCCGCAAGCGTGTTCTCGCTTATCACGTCACGCTGATATTGCGCCATCGCCGCCATGAACCCGAAAAACATGCGGCCTTGCGCGGTGCTCGTGTCGATCTTCTCTGACAGGCTTTCGAACGCGACACCGCGCGCGGCCAGCTCGTCGACGATACGCACCAGGTCGACGAGCGATCGGCCGAGGCGATCGAGCCGCCAAACGATCAGCGTGTCACCCTTGCGCAAAGCCCGCATCAGGTGCGCCAGCTCGGGCCGGCCGGTTGCCGATTTCCCGCTCGCCTTTTCTTCATAGACTTGCACGCAGCCCGCACGCGCGAGCGCGTCGCGTTGCAGCTCGAGGTTTTGATCGACCGTCGACACGCGCGCATAACCGATGCGCATGCCGCCGGTGACGATATCGAGCGTGCCCTTGTCGGATGAATCGCGCATGGTTTCCCCGTCGAGTAAATAAACCGCGTTGCAGACGTTTTATTTGCGTTGATAACTTTACTGAGTTTCTTTACACAGCAGACGAAGAAAAAGGGCGTCAAGCGCCCCTCTTGCCAGCCGTACAGAAAACGTTCGTTTTCTGGTCAGGCTTTGTGCGAGTCGAGATCTAAACGCTGCTGGCCCTGCGCTTCAAGCGCGCTCGACTTGCGGCGATACTCGCGCACGAACAAAACGCGGTTTCCTTTGAAGAAAAGCGCCGGGTTGATCCAGTAGACGGACGGCGTTTTGGGGGACAGGAAGCCGAGCGCCAGCAGCTCTTTCAGGCCGCGTCGAAAGGTTTTCTCGCTCATGTCGATTGAGTGGCCGGATAAGCCTTCATCAAACCACTTGAGGTAGACGGTATCGGCAAATCCGCCACTCATGGGCGCGTCCTGATAAACGCCTAGAACGGCCTGAAATACCTTCTGGCCAGTTTTAGTTAGGTCATAAGACGCGGCAATGCCAGCTGCGAATACCTTCACAAACTCAGCATCGTCTTTTTCCTCCAGCGTGCGGATCACGCTCGCACCCTGGATGACTCCAGCCGCATCTACCAGGTCCGTCTTTAAGCCGGTGCTGACGTAGCGGCGCTTTACTGGCACGTCGCGCACTTCGACAAGTGGATTGATATCGGGCGAATATTCGAGATAGCGCAAATTCGGTGCTTCGATCTTCCTGTCGTCGGCCATTTTTAAGTGTTCCAGTGTCCATCCAGAGACACATCGTGACGCGCAACGGACAAAAAATCAACGATTTTTGTCCAATGAGTTCCATTTTTTGTCCGTCGAGGTCCAAATTCTGTCCGTCGAGCATCGGTGCGACAAGCCTTTGCGGCCTTTGCTTCTCTCTCTTGCTTTATACGGCCGTGGGAGGCCTTTCGATGGCAGTTTCTCTTAGCACGATCGGTGTTTTCGCTTTTCTATCTCAACAAGGCAAGCGAAGCGCGTCAGGGCGGAGCCAAAGGCCGCAAGGGTTCCCTGTGGGTAACGTGGTGCAACTCGGTCTTTCGAGTTGTGCCGCGTTATCCATAGGGATGCGGGTGAACCACTGGCATTCGAACAACCGGCCGGCCGCGCGAATCCGCGGCGGCCGGTAGAAAACCACCCTTCCGCGCTTACGCGCTCCCTCCCGTGAGGGTCACAAGTGCGCGCGTCGCGCGTCACTTGACGATCAAACCATATCCAGACCAACGAACCGCGCCACGGCGCGGGCGGTCATTACACGTGATTGCTATCGGTGCCGGTCGGCGCGGCAAGCCGCCCCGACAACGGCCGACTAAATCACGCTCGCGCCGTCGCTGCGCGCCGACCCGACCGCTCAAGTCGGCGCGTCCCGCGCACCTCGTTTGATGCGATCGCGATGCAGGCGCCCAACGGTTTAGCAGCAACAGGGGTCGCTCGCGCCCTGCCCTTCCAATACCCCCCTAACCGGTCGATTCCAGGCCCTGCAACGGGCCGCCACGGGGTCGGCAGGGCACGGCTACCCCTGAGAGGCCGGCCGGCTAGGCGGCCGTTTTACGAACGATCGTCGTTCGAAGTTCGCAGTCACCCCTCCGCGCCTGCCGGCTTCTTGGGTCTCTCGTTTTGATGCAGTCAGCGCCTAGGCCGCTAAACGCCATACAGCACGGGCTTTGCGGCGATTTCGAGGCGGCCGATTTGATGCGAACCGATGCGCGCCGAGGGCAAATCGAGGCCGTCGCGAGAGCAGGCGAATTCGATAGCGTCGAAAAGCGGAATATAGGCGTTTCCGGGAGGGCGGGTTTTCCGTTGCAAGTGTGGGGTAGAGATTCGGGAAGGGGCGCGGCCGGCGTCGCATGTTGACGAGCTGCACAGGGCGCGTTTTGGAGGCTCACGGCGGGGGTACACGGAGAACACACCGGGGATTAGGGGATTGAGGGGATTTGATACGTAAGTGATTGATTTTTAAGATATTGCAATCCCCCAACCATCCCCAAAACAGCCCCAAAAGGTTGGGGAAAGTTGGGGATGAAAAAATAGGCAGGGGAAAAATCCGGGGAAACCGGGGGTGTTTATGGGGATGCGCGCATTTTCTCTTTCTGTGCTTATTCTTCTTTCTTTTCAATGATTTAAAAGAGAGAGAGGTATAGGGGCGAGAAACCGGCGTTGGGGAAAAAACTGGCAAATTTGGGGAAAAACGGGGGGCGCTTGGGGATGTATTCTCTACAATAATCAATGACTTAGCGAGATAGAAGGGCGAAATCCCCCTGTTTTTTGCGCTGCGTGGTGGTCCGGCGGGCCGAAAAAGGGGCCGCGCCGGTCGGCCGTCGCTTCTTGCCGGCCGTCAGCCTGGTGCTCGATCGCCGGATTTTGGCGGCCGTCGACGAGTCACATGCGGCCGGATCGAGGCTGCCAGTGCCAGCGGCCAGCGAGCGCGCGCACGTCGACGGGCTGCACGAGGTGCATATCGCACGGCATCGGCCGGCGGTGACGGTGCGCCGCTCGGCGCGCGTGTCTGCCCTTCCCTTTCCTGTCCGGTGCCGCCGGCGGCCGGTTAGGATTCTTGGTGTCGTGATACCACGATACCAAGACACCAAAGCATCAAAAGATTGTGGCATCATCCGCCAGACGCGCAGCTGCAAAGGCTTTGCGCGGATTGCGCTTTGATACTTTGATACCTTGATACCAAGGGGAAGGCATGAAGAACCGGCGAAT from Burkholderia sp. WP9 encodes the following:
- a CDS encoding AlpA family phage regulatory protein; this encodes MAKRSIALSIPETGFLRLPQVLCIVGFSASTLWRGCASGTFPKPVKLSVKVSAWRVEDVRAWIAKQGQSTAGAIAPGAKASRAKCRPKS
- a CDS encoding phage portal protein, with the translated sequence MSNIQTFTFGDAVPVMDRAEILDYVETWAAGKWFEPPVSWAGLAKSFRAGVHHGSAIYFKRNVLASTFIPHRLLSQEEFGKLALDYLVFGNGYLEGQKSRLGDRQPLKRAPAKYVRRSTDLQRFFQVSGWDIEHEFEPDSIVHLMEPDINQEVYGLPEYLGALNSAWLNESATLFRRKYYENGSHAGFIMYMTDAVNSQTDIDAMREALRRSKGPGNFRNMFVYAPNGKKDGIQLIPMSEVTAKDEFFNIKNVSRDDLLAAHRIPPQLMGIVPSNTGGFGAADKAAEVFGVNEIGSLQRRFERINEALGDEVVRFTPYSVIA
- a CDS encoding ogr/Delta-like zinc finger family protein, with the protein product MTSPKSLRLKFACPHCLSRTVADGGLEVSPLRIEIRYACTDFECGHTFTATLEAVRTLIPSNKPNPDIHLPVSGFVAKGKRGAKAVTA
- a CDS encoding recombinase family protein produces the protein MRDSSDKGTLDIVTGGMRIGYARVSTVDQNLELQRDALARAGCVQVYEEKASGKSATGRPELAHLMRALRKGDTLIVWRLDRLGRSLVDLVRIVDELAARGVAFESLSEKIDTSTAQGRMFFGFMAAMAQYQRDVISENTLAGLKAARARGRNGGRPPALDDVAIAEIRVLMQSADMSAMRIAKRYGVSKTTLYNTLKRAEKKEAAELSIRHPPHAVTAFAPLFPFATKPDTGK